In Ochrobactrum vermis, the following proteins share a genomic window:
- a CDS encoding ABC transporter substrate-binding protein: MMHFGRFRILAAGAALAAVLAANPALSATPADTLVQAWAIDDTITLDPAESFELSPAEFIGNAYDMLVRLDINDTSKVVPAVAESWTVSDDGLTYTFKLKKDIKFASGNPITSADVAYSFERAVRLDKSPAFILTQFGLTKDNVNEKAKTVDDNTFVFTVDKPYAPSFVLNCLTATVAAIVDKKLLEEHAVKVTPTDDYKYDTDYANAWLKTKSAGSGPFTIREWRANEVVILERNDNFYGEKAKLKRVFYRHVKESATQRLMLESGDVDVARNLEPGDYEAVLKNDKLTTASAAKGTVYYISLNQKNENLAKPEVREAFKYLVDYDAIGSTLIKGIGEIRQTYQAKGVLGSLDAAPYKLDVAKAKELLAKAGLKDGLSVTFDVRNGQPVTGIAESFQQTAAQAGVKIEIIPGDGKQTLTKYRARNHDMYIGQWGMDYWDPNSNAEAFTSNPDNSDDASTKTLAWRNAWDIPELTKQTQAALLERDSEKRADIYKKLQQEALDQSPFVMLFQQVEVAGIGGNVKGYKLGPTFDSNFLAVVSKE, translated from the coding sequence ATGATGCATTTCGGACGTTTTCGTATTCTGGCCGCAGGTGCGGCACTCGCCGCCGTGCTGGCTGCAAATCCGGCCTTGTCGGCCACGCCAGCCGACACGCTCGTCCAGGCATGGGCCATTGATGACACCATCACACTGGACCCTGCAGAGTCCTTCGAACTCAGCCCGGCTGAATTCATCGGTAACGCCTATGACATGCTCGTTCGCCTCGACATCAACGACACGTCGAAAGTCGTGCCGGCCGTTGCGGAAAGCTGGACCGTTTCCGACGACGGCCTCACCTATACGTTCAAGCTGAAGAAGGACATCAAGTTCGCTTCGGGCAATCCGATTACCTCGGCCGACGTGGCTTATTCTTTCGAACGCGCTGTGCGTCTCGACAAGAGCCCGGCCTTCATCCTGACCCAGTTCGGTCTGACCAAGGATAACGTCAACGAAAAGGCGAAAACCGTAGATGACAACACCTTCGTCTTCACCGTGGACAAGCCATATGCACCAAGCTTCGTGCTAAACTGCCTGACCGCGACGGTTGCTGCAATCGTTGACAAGAAGCTTCTCGAAGAACATGCCGTAAAGGTCACGCCGACCGACGATTACAAATACGACACCGACTATGCCAATGCATGGCTGAAGACCAAGTCGGCAGGCTCTGGTCCATTCACGATCCGCGAATGGCGCGCAAATGAAGTCGTCATTCTGGAGCGCAACGACAATTTCTACGGCGAAAAGGCCAAGCTTAAGCGCGTCTTCTATCGCCACGTCAAGGAAAGTGCGACGCAGCGCCTGATGCTTGAATCCGGCGACGTCGATGTGGCACGCAATCTGGAGCCGGGCGACTATGAAGCCGTTCTGAAGAACGACAAACTGACCACCGCCAGCGCTGCCAAGGGCACGGTCTATTACATCAGCCTCAACCAGAAGAACGAGAACCTGGCCAAGCCCGAAGTTCGCGAAGCGTTCAAATATCTGGTCGATTATGATGCAATCGGTTCGACCCTCATCAAGGGCATTGGTGAAATCCGCCAGACCTATCAGGCCAAGGGTGTTCTCGGTTCTCTCGATGCTGCGCCGTACAAGCTCGACGTGGCAAAGGCGAAGGAACTTCTCGCCAAGGCGGGTCTGAAGGACGGTCTCTCGGTCACCTTCGACGTCCGTAACGGCCAGCCGGTCACCGGCATTGCCGAATCCTTCCAGCAGACCGCTGCTCAGGCTGGTGTGAAGATCGAGATCATCCCCGGCGACGGCAAGCAGACGCTGACCAAGTATCGTGCCCGTAACCACGATATGTATATCGGCCAGTGGGGCATGGACTATTGGGATCCGAATTCCAATGCCGAAGCTTTCACCAGCAATCCTGACAACAGCGATGACGCATCGACCAAGACGCTTGCATGGCGCAACGCCTGGGACATTCCGGAGCTGACGAAGCAGACACAGGCTGCGCTTCTGGAACGCGACTCCGAAAAACGTGCGGACATCTACAAGAAGCTTCAGCAGGAAGCTCTCGACCAGAGCCCGTTCGTCATGCTGTTCCAGCAGGTTGAAGTTGCCGGTATTGGCGGCAACGTGAAGGGTTACAAGCTCGGCCCGACATTCGACTCGAACTTCCTTGCGGTCGTCAGCAAGGAATAG
- a CDS encoding ABC transporter permease: MSNIETTKKVRRAPRRSSAIAASIASFLVIVITTYLGLLAVTFFIGRVVPIDPVLAIVGDRAPAHVVARVREEMGFNLPYYQQFYLYVKGVLQGDFGTSVLTTNPVMTDIRRVFPATMELATVGTIIGALFGIPLGVLAAVKRGSLVDQIVRVIGLVGYSVPIFWLGMLALLIFYARLGWTSGPGRIDITFEYTFTPITGFYLIDAILQRDWPALKDIVSHLILPSALLGYFSLAYISRMTRSFMLNELEQEYIVAARAKGISETRIIWGHALRNAAVPLVTVIALSYAGLLEGSVLTETIFSWPGLGLYITNSLQNADMNAVLGGTIVIGSVFIALNLVSDLLYRLLDPRTRAR, translated from the coding sequence TTGAGTAATATTGAAACCACCAAAAAGGTAAGGCGAGCGCCGCGACGCTCATCAGCCATTGCCGCGTCGATAGCCAGTTTTCTGGTTATCGTCATCACGACCTATCTGGGCCTTCTGGCCGTCACATTCTTTATCGGCCGTGTGGTGCCGATCGACCCCGTGCTGGCTATTGTCGGCGACCGCGCGCCTGCGCATGTCGTCGCGCGTGTGCGGGAAGAAATGGGCTTCAACCTGCCCTATTACCAGCAGTTCTATCTTTACGTGAAAGGCGTATTGCAAGGCGATTTCGGCACTTCGGTGCTCACGACCAATCCGGTCATGACCGACATACGCCGCGTTTTCCCCGCTACGATGGAACTTGCCACCGTCGGCACGATCATCGGCGCATTGTTCGGTATTCCGCTCGGCGTGCTCGCCGCCGTGAAGCGCGGCAGCCTTGTCGACCAGATTGTGCGCGTGATCGGCCTTGTCGGCTATTCGGTGCCGATCTTCTGGCTCGGCATGCTTGCACTGTTGATTTTCTATGCGCGGCTGGGCTGGACATCGGGGCCCGGACGTATCGACATCACATTCGAATACACCTTCACGCCGATCACCGGCTTCTATCTGATCGACGCTATCCTCCAGCGCGACTGGCCGGCCCTCAAGGATATTGTCTCCCACCTTATCCTGCCATCGGCTCTGCTCGGCTATTTCTCGCTTGCCTATATAAGCCGCATGACCCGTTCCTTCATGCTCAACGAGCTGGAACAGGAATATATTGTCGCGGCGCGCGCCAAAGGCATTTCGGAAACCCGCATCATCTGGGGCCACGCGTTGCGCAACGCCGCCGTCCCGCTCGTGACCGTGATTGCGCTTTCCTATGCGGGACTTCTGGAAGGTTCGGTTCTGACCGAAACCATCTTCTCCTGGCCTGGCCTCGGACTCTACATCACTAATTCACTGCAAAACGCTGATATGAATGCCGTTCTCGGTGGCACCATCGTTATCGGATCGGTCTTTATCGCGCTCAACCTCGTGTCCGATCTTCTCTATCGGCTTCTCGATCCAAGGACGCGCGCACGATGA
- a CDS encoding ABC transporter permease — MSQMTDTTNLSWREWLLTERPQSRTQARLGRAYMVWRRFTANKLAVLGLLIIIGLLVVAALADVLAPHSPVIGDLANARLLPPGTPGYLLGTDDQGRDILSRLIYGSRLTLYVVLLVAIIAAPVGLLVGTVAGYAGGWVDAVLMRITDIFLAFPKLILALAFVAALGPGIENAIIAIAITSWPPYARIARAETLTVRNSDYISAVRLMGASPIRIVVRHIMPLCTSSLIVRVTLDMAGIILTAAGLGFLGLGAQPPLPEWGAMIASGRRFILDQWWVAAMPGIAILIVSLGFNLLGDGLRDALDPRGNNQ; from the coding sequence ATGAGCCAAATGACAGATACTACCAACCTCTCATGGCGTGAATGGCTGCTTACCGAACGGCCGCAGTCACGCACCCAAGCCCGTCTCGGTCGCGCCTATATGGTCTGGCGGCGCTTCACCGCCAATAAGCTGGCCGTTCTCGGCCTTCTGATTATCATCGGGCTGCTCGTCGTTGCGGCTCTGGCCGATGTGCTGGCTCCGCATTCTCCTGTTATCGGCGATCTGGCCAATGCACGTCTTCTGCCGCCCGGAACGCCCGGTTATCTGCTTGGCACCGACGATCAGGGACGCGATATTCTTTCACGTCTGATCTACGGCTCCCGCCTCACCCTTTACGTGGTGCTGCTGGTTGCCATCATCGCGGCACCCGTCGGCCTTCTTGTCGGTACGGTTGCGGGCTATGCCGGTGGCTGGGTCGATGCGGTATTGATGCGCATCACCGACATCTTCCTCGCCTTCCCGAAGCTCATTCTGGCACTCGCCTTTGTTGCAGCTCTCGGGCCAGGTATCGAGAACGCCATTATAGCCATCGCAATCACCTCATGGCCGCCTTATGCGCGTATTGCGCGTGCGGAAACGCTCACAGTGCGCAACTCGGATTATATCTCCGCCGTCCGCCTGATGGGCGCTTCGCCGATCCGCATCGTCGTGCGTCACATCATGCCGCTCTGCACATCTTCGCTGATCGTACGTGTGACACTTGACATGGCAGGTATCATCCTCACCGCCGCGGGTCTCGGTTTCCTCGGCCTCGGCGCTCAGCCGCCATTGCCTGAATGGGGCGCGATGATCGCATCCGGTCGCCGCTTCATTCTCGACCAGTGGTGGGTTGCCGCTATGCCGGGTATCGCGATCCTCATCGTCAGCCTGGGCTTCAATCTTCTGGGCGATGGTCTGCGCGATGCGCTCGATCCGCGGGGTAACAACCAATGA
- a CDS encoding ABC transporter ATP-binding protein yields MKPLLTVEDLRVTFPTRTGAIEAVRGVSFELGRERLGIVGESGSGKSQTGRAIMGLTPLHAQITAKKLEFDGIDLLKISARERRALRGGRIAMVLQDPKYSLNPVMTIGKQIAETLKAHGKFSGAEIRRRSIAMLEAVQIRDAERVMSLYPHEVSGGMGQRVMIAMMLVAEPKMLIADEPTSALDVTVQLEVLGILDKLVAERGMGLIFVSHDLRLVSSFCDRVIVMYAGKIVEEIAAKDLANAKHPYTQGLLNCMPKIGADRHPLPTLQREEAWKL; encoded by the coding sequence ATGAAGCCTCTTCTGACTGTTGAAGACCTGCGCGTCACCTTCCCGACGCGCACGGGAGCCATCGAAGCCGTCCGCGGCGTCAGCTTTGAATTGGGCCGTGAACGTCTTGGTATTGTTGGCGAATCCGGTTCTGGAAAATCCCAGACCGGGCGCGCCATCATGGGGCTCACACCACTGCATGCACAGATCACCGCCAAGAAACTAGAGTTCGACGGCATCGATCTTCTCAAGATATCGGCTCGCGAACGCCGCGCCTTGCGTGGTGGCCGCATAGCCATGGTGTTGCAGGATCCGAAATATTCGCTCAACCCAGTCATGACGATCGGCAAGCAGATTGCCGAAACGCTGAAGGCCCATGGCAAGTTCAGCGGTGCGGAAATCCGCAGACGCTCCATCGCCATGCTTGAAGCTGTGCAGATCCGTGACGCCGAACGCGTCATGAGCCTCTATCCGCACGAAGTTTCGGGCGGCATGGGACAACGCGTCATGATCGCCATGATGCTGGTCGCCGAGCCGAAAATGCTGATCGCCGACGAACCGACTTCGGCCCTCGACGTGACCGTTCAGCTCGAAGTGCTGGGCATTCTCGACAAGCTGGTGGCCGAACGTGGCATGGGGCTGATCTTCGTCAGCCATGACCTGCGCCTTGTTTCGTCCTTCTGCGACCGTGTCATCGTGATGTATGCAGGCAAGATCGTGGAGGAAATCGCGGCGAAGGATCTCGCCAATGCGAAACATCCCTATACGCAAGGATTGCTGAACTGCATGCCTAAAATCGGAGCCGATCGCCATCCCCTGCCAACCTTGCAGCGTGAGGAGGCATGGAAGCTATGA
- a CDS encoding ABC transporter ATP-binding protein — MSTASALSVDNIDVYFDHFHALKSVSIDVARGESYGLVGESGSGKSTLLRAVAGLAPVEDGEIRIDGQLLKTPRDKAFYRNVQMVFQDPYGSLHPRQTVDRLLLEPLAIHGVGDTEQRIVRALDEVGLGSGFRFRYPHQLSGGQRQRIAIARALIVEPSILLLDEPTSALDASVQAEVLNLLEQVRRDRNLTFIMVSHDLGVVTHMCNRLAVMRNGEVVEQLQANDLVSGNIHADYTKNLMQASEGFSR, encoded by the coding sequence ATGAGCACGGCATCTGCACTGAGCGTCGACAATATTGACGTCTATTTCGATCATTTCCATGCGCTGAAATCGGTGAGCATCGACGTAGCACGCGGTGAATCATACGGCCTCGTGGGTGAATCCGGTTCTGGCAAATCGACCTTGCTGCGGGCGGTTGCCGGACTGGCACCCGTCGAAGACGGCGAAATCCGTATCGATGGGCAATTGCTGAAGACGCCGCGTGACAAAGCGTTCTATCGCAATGTCCAGATGGTGTTTCAGGACCCTTATGGCTCGCTGCATCCCCGGCAAACGGTGGATCGGCTGTTACTTGAACCGCTTGCCATCCACGGCGTCGGCGACACGGAACAGCGCATCGTAAGAGCGCTGGATGAAGTCGGTCTCGGCTCAGGCTTCCGCTTTCGCTATCCACACCAGCTTTCAGGTGGCCAGCGCCAGCGTATTGCCATTGCCCGTGCCCTGATCGTTGAGCCCAGCATATTGCTGCTTGATGAGCCAACCTCGGCGCTAGACGCATCGGTTCAGGCGGAAGTGCTGAACCTGTTGGAACAGGTTCGACGTGATCGCAACCTGACCTTCATCATGGTCAGCCATGATCTTGGCGTTGTCACCCATATGTGCAACCGGCTCGCGGTCATGCGCAATGGGGAGGTCGTGGAACAGCTGCAGGCAAACGATCTTGTCAGCGGCAATATCCATGCCGACTATACGAAGAACCTGATGCAGGCGAGTGAAGGCTTTAGCAGGTAA
- a CDS encoding siderophore-interacting protein — MSELNANTRFALTNAGHVVNQLLDHFVEHADVHRQGSTAKLVLSFGQADVEWDEETVSVDVTSGDETGLAYMKYSIAEHVLEFLDKGSAKPKIIWEGDGAAGLPLPYFREMQVVAVSNVTPHMRRVRLKGDNLFRFSQLGLHIRLLFPPEGLAKPQWPTTGEDGRPVWPDGEAKLATRVYTIRNIDTSAGWVDIDMVVHGDDCDAPGSGWAISAKPGDIVGMTGPGGGDAGDAKWYLLAGDETALPAIGRILERLPEGTKAVVRIEIGNASEEQALVSRANIDLQWLNRNGAEAGTTTMLQDAVRAVELPEGEDDIYVWAGCEFNAFRSIRTYMRKERNIPKDRQLIVAYWRRGQDGDTPRKASDE, encoded by the coding sequence ATGTCCGAACTCAACGCTAATACCCGCTTTGCGCTCACGAACGCTGGTCATGTGGTCAATCAGCTTCTTGATCATTTTGTCGAGCATGCCGATGTGCACCGTCAGGGCAGTACGGCCAAGCTGGTATTGAGCTTCGGTCAGGCAGATGTGGAATGGGATGAGGAAACGGTCAGCGTCGACGTCACGAGCGGGGACGAAACCGGTCTTGCCTATATGAAATACTCCATTGCCGAACATGTGCTGGAATTTCTCGACAAGGGCAGCGCCAAACCAAAGATTATCTGGGAAGGTGACGGGGCCGCTGGGCTACCGCTGCCCTATTTCCGCGAGATGCAGGTCGTTGCGGTGTCGAATGTAACGCCGCACATGCGTCGTGTTCGTCTGAAGGGCGATAACCTGTTTCGCTTCTCCCAGTTGGGCCTTCATATTCGTCTGCTGTTTCCTCCAGAAGGTCTTGCGAAGCCGCAATGGCCAACAACTGGCGAAGATGGCCGTCCCGTCTGGCCGGATGGTGAAGCCAAGCTTGCGACACGTGTTTACACGATCCGGAATATCGATACCTCAGCCGGCTGGGTAGATATCGATATGGTCGTTCATGGCGATGATTGCGACGCTCCGGGTTCCGGCTGGGCTATCAGCGCCAAGCCGGGCGATATTGTCGGTATGACCGGTCCTGGCGGCGGGGATGCGGGTGATGCGAAGTGGTATCTGCTCGCGGGCGATGAAACCGCGCTGCCCGCCATCGGACGCATTCTGGAGCGATTGCCGGAAGGTACCAAAGCGGTCGTGCGTATCGAGATTGGTAACGCATCGGAAGAACAGGCGCTCGTTTCTCGCGCGAACATCGACTTACAGTGGCTGAACCGCAATGGCGCGGAAGCTGGAACGACGACAATGTTGCAGGATGCCGTACGCGCGGTCGAATTGCCGGAAGGCGAAGACGACATTTACGTCTGGGCCGGTTGCGAGTTCAACGCGTTCCGGTCAATCCGCACCTATATGCGCAAGGAACGTAATATTCCGAAGGATCGCCAGCTTATTGTCGCCTACTGGCGGCGCGGGCAGGACGGCGACACGCCGCGCAAGGCATCCGACGAGTGA
- the cbiE gene encoding precorrin-6y C5,15-methyltransferase (decarboxylating) subunit CbiE, which translates to MARWLTVIGIGEDGLDGLGKTSLVALNSAAVIFGGKRHLDFLSGDITAERVAWPSPFDEAFAMIEAYRGQPVVVLASGDPMFFGVGATLARHFSSDEMLVLSYPSSFSLAAARMGWPLQDVRTVSVHGRPFELLLPYILPGEKLLVLSNDGSTPAKAAAMLKEKGFGQSSLTVLEHIGGTKERRVQDIADNWSHERCADLNILAIECVTASEAKVSSPVTGLPDEAFENDGQLTKRDIRAVTLSRLQPLPRQLLWDVGAGCGSIGIEWMRIHPSCRAIAIEGNAQRQAMIERNRAALGVPGLQLVRGEAPFALEGLEAPDAIFIGGGVTDNKVIEICWDALKPGGRLVANAVTLQSEMLLFNWREKSGGELTRIGVAQAGTLGSFDVWRQALPVTIYCGFKPK; encoded by the coding sequence ATGGCACGCTGGCTAACGGTGATCGGGATCGGTGAAGATGGGCTTGACGGGCTTGGGAAAACGTCACTCGTGGCGCTCAACTCCGCTGCGGTCATTTTCGGTGGCAAGCGCCATCTGGATTTTCTGAGCGGCGATATCACAGCCGAGCGCGTGGCCTGGCCGTCTCCATTCGACGAAGCTTTTGCGATGATTGAGGCATATCGCGGCCAGCCGGTCGTTGTACTGGCGAGCGGCGATCCGATGTTTTTTGGCGTGGGTGCAACTTTGGCTCGCCATTTCTCGTCGGACGAAATGCTTGTTCTGTCGTATCCGTCCTCTTTCTCATTGGCTGCGGCGCGCATGGGCTGGCCGCTTCAGGACGTGCGGACAGTGAGTGTGCATGGTCGTCCGTTCGAATTGTTGCTCCCGTATATTCTGCCGGGCGAGAAGCTTCTTGTGTTGAGTAATGACGGTTCGACGCCAGCAAAGGCGGCGGCAATGCTCAAGGAGAAGGGATTTGGCCAAAGCTCCTTAACCGTGCTTGAGCATATTGGCGGGACGAAAGAACGTCGGGTTCAGGATATTGCGGATAACTGGTCGCACGAGCGATGCGCCGATCTGAATATTCTGGCAATTGAATGTGTCACTGCGTCGGAGGCAAAGGTATCTTCTCCTGTCACGGGGCTGCCCGATGAGGCTTTCGAAAATGATGGACAACTGACCAAGCGCGATATTCGTGCGGTCACGCTGTCGCGATTGCAGCCATTGCCGCGCCAACTGCTTTGGGATGTTGGTGCCGGTTGCGGATCCATTGGTATTGAATGGATGCGTATTCATCCTTCATGTCGCGCGATTGCCATCGAAGGGAATGCACAGCGGCAGGCGATGATCGAGCGAAATCGCGCGGCATTGGGCGTTCCCGGATTGCAGTTGGTCAGGGGCGAGGCACCGTTTGCGCTGGAAGGACTGGAAGCGCCGGATGCAATCTTTATCGGCGGTGGTGTTACCGACAACAAGGTGATTGAAATCTGCTGGGATGCTCTGAAACCGGGCGGCAGACTTGTCGCCAATGCCGTGACCTTGCAAAGCGAGATGCTGCTTTTCAACTGGCGTGAAAAATCAGGCGGAGAATTGACGCGCATTGGTGTTGCTCAAGCCGGGACACTTGGCTCGTTCGATGTCTGGCGACAGGCGCTGCCCGTCACGATTTATTGCGGGTTCAAACCGAAATGA
- the cobG gene encoding precorrin-3B synthase, with protein sequence MLSRKDSQTEAVRPDRRNACPGLSRMVMAKDGAIARIKLRLGRLSADQARSIATIAQRFEAGAIELSIRSNIQLRGIAPKHWENVVAALHEADLGADSPGADDIRNVMVSPTAAIDRGQICDITELAASLLDMLQANEVFYALSPKFSLQIDGGEDCAMISHPGDIWLSAIDGKTFAFGLASSPDKPALGAIEAQYALPFIEALLHRFLGHGGFARMKHLFEIISQSEFLADLNRELSFPFHPATDWKRKAPTPFSHLGSNQQSDGSFYVGAMPLMGRLTPQQLAGLADLSESGKCELRLTPWQGAILPHMSEAQTTETTEKLRSLDLETTAEAPYARLRTCSGSNGCASALADTQTDGKELASHLTYGTTSIHITGCTKSCAALAPLPHTLLARAAGRYDLYAQDTFPKDGAGPSRFGRLLATDITIDEAARLLNARH encoded by the coding sequence ATGTTGAGCCGGAAAGACAGCCAGACCGAAGCAGTAAGACCCGACAGGCGTAACGCCTGTCCCGGACTTTCGCGTATGGTCATGGCTAAGGATGGGGCTATTGCCCGCATCAAACTGAGGCTCGGTCGCCTGTCAGCCGATCAGGCACGTTCGATTGCCACAATTGCCCAACGTTTCGAAGCAGGCGCGATAGAGTTGTCGATTCGCTCCAATATCCAGTTGCGCGGTATTGCGCCCAAGCATTGGGAAAATGTCGTCGCAGCGCTGCACGAAGCTGACCTCGGCGCTGATAGTCCCGGTGCAGACGATATACGCAATGTGATGGTTAGTCCCACGGCAGCCATTGATCGCGGCCAGATATGCGACATCACGGAATTGGCCGCATCCCTGCTCGACATGCTGCAGGCGAATGAGGTTTTCTATGCCCTGTCGCCGAAGTTTTCTTTACAGATAGACGGTGGCGAAGACTGCGCGATGATTTCTCATCCGGGCGACATCTGGCTTTCGGCGATAGACGGCAAAACCTTTGCTTTTGGCCTTGCTTCGTCTCCAGACAAGCCAGCGCTCGGGGCTATCGAAGCCCAATACGCCCTGCCCTTTATCGAAGCATTGCTGCATCGCTTTTTAGGCCATGGTGGCTTTGCGCGGATGAAGCATCTGTTCGAAATCATTTCGCAATCGGAGTTTCTGGCGGACCTGAACCGGGAGTTGTCATTCCCGTTTCACCCAGCCACCGATTGGAAGCGCAAAGCACCGACTCCATTTTCACATCTCGGCAGCAACCAGCAATCTGACGGTTCATTTTATGTCGGCGCCATGCCGCTCATGGGACGATTGACGCCGCAGCAGCTCGCGGGTCTGGCAGATCTCTCCGAGAGCGGAAAGTGTGAACTGCGCCTGACACCATGGCAGGGCGCTATCCTGCCCCATATGAGCGAGGCACAGACAACCGAAACTACCGAAAAACTTCGTTCGCTTGACCTCGAAACCACAGCCGAAGCCCCATATGCGCGACTTCGTACCTGTTCCGGTTCGAACGGCTGCGCTTCCGCGCTCGCAGACACCCAGACGGATGGCAAGGAACTTGCTTCCCATTTGACATATGGAACGACATCCATCCACATCACAGGATGCACCAAATCATGCGCGGCGCTCGCACCTCTGCCCCACACGCTTCTGGCGCGCGCGGCGGGTCGTTACGATCTATATGCTCAAGACACGTTTCCAAAAGACGGGGCTGGACCATCGCGCTTCGGACGGCTATTGGCGACAGATATCACCATTGATGAAGCGGCGCGCCTTCTGAACGCCCGACACTGA
- a CDS encoding precorrin-8X methylmutase, giving the protein MTDYIRDGQAIYDRSFAIIRAEADLSRIPADLEKLAVRVIHACGMVDVVNDLAFSGGAGQAGRDALHAGAPILCDARMVAEGITRSRLPANNEVICTLGDPSVPELATKIGNTRSAAALDLWLPHLGNSIVAIGNAPTALFRLFELLDAGAPKPALIIGMPVGFVGAAESKEELAANSRGVPYVIVRGRRGGSAMTAAAVNALASERE; this is encoded by the coding sequence ATGACAGACTATATTCGCGACGGACAGGCGATCTACGACCGGTCTTTCGCCATCATCCGTGCCGAGGCCGATCTAAGCCGCATACCTGCCGATCTGGAAAAGCTTGCGGTCCGTGTCATTCACGCCTGCGGCATGGTGGATGTGGTCAACGACCTCGCTTTCTCGGGAGGTGCGGGCCAAGCCGGGCGCGATGCCTTGCATGCGGGCGCTCCCATTCTCTGCGATGCACGCATGGTAGCCGAAGGCATTACCCGCTCTCGTCTGCCTGCCAATAATGAAGTTATCTGCACGCTTGGCGACCCATCGGTTCCTGAGCTCGCAACAAAAATCGGCAATACACGCTCGGCCGCAGCACTCGACCTCTGGCTCCCGCATCTTGGCAACAGTATTGTTGCAATCGGCAATGCACCGACGGCCCTCTTCCGCCTGTTCGAATTGCTGGACGCTGGCGCGCCAAAACCCGCACTCATTATCGGTATGCCGGTCGGCTTTGTCGGTGCTGCGGAATCCAAAGAGGAGCTTGCCGCCAACAGCCGTGGTGTCCCCTATGTGATCGTACGCGGTCGACGTGGTGGCAGTGCCATGACGGCAGCAGCGGTCAACGCGCTCGCGTCGGAGCGCGAATAA
- a CDS encoding precorrin-2 C(20)-methyltransferase, with amino-acid sequence MAAKGRLLGLGVGPGDPELITLKALRLLKSAPVVAYHAAKGKKGNALTIVEEYLSPEQVLVPLIYPVTTEKLPAHLDYEQIVSDFYGEITSTIASHLDRGQDVAVIAEGDPFFYGSFMYIHDRLADRYETEVVPGVCSVLGASAVLGAPLVYRNQTLSVLSGVMSAEELKRRLTDTGAAAIMKLGKNLEKVRTVLGDLGLMDRALYVERATMSNQRIVPLAEVDGGDCPYFSIILVPGQKWNSA; translated from the coding sequence ATGGCAGCAAAAGGCAGACTATTGGGGCTGGGCGTCGGTCCCGGCGATCCTGAGCTGATAACGCTGAAAGCCCTTCGCCTTCTCAAAAGTGCACCGGTCGTGGCCTACCACGCCGCCAAGGGAAAGAAGGGAAATGCCCTCACCATAGTCGAGGAATATCTTTCGCCAGAACAGGTTCTGGTGCCGCTCATCTATCCGGTAACGACCGAAAAGCTCCCGGCGCATTTGGATTACGAGCAGATCGTCAGTGATTTTTATGGCGAGATAACGAGCACAATCGCGAGCCACCTCGATCGCGGTCAGGATGTAGCTGTAATCGCGGAAGGCGACCCATTTTTCTACGGTTCGTTCATGTATATTCATGACCGACTTGCTGACCGGTATGAAACGGAAGTCGTGCCCGGCGTCTGCTCTGTCCTCGGCGCTTCGGCTGTGCTGGGGGCACCGCTCGTCTATCGCAATCAGACATTGTCGGTTCTTTCCGGCGTCATGAGCGCCGAAGAACTAAAGCGACGGCTCACGGATACCGGAGCGGCGGCAATTATGAAGCTTGGCAAGAACCTCGAAAAGGTTCGCACCGTTCTCGGTGATCTTGGCCTGATGGACCGAGCGCTCTATGTCGAGCGCGCCACCATGTCCAATCAGCGCATTGTGCCGCTTGCCGAAGTCGATGGCGGCGATTGCCCTTATTTTTCGATCATTCTGGTGCCGGGGCAAAAATGGAACAGCGCTTGA